Part of the Variovorax sp. PAMC 28711 genome is shown below.
GCCCGCCACGCGGTGCCCTGCGCCCTGCTGGCCGAGCTGGCCGGCGTGGTCGCGGCGATCGGGGTTTGCTACTGGTTCTTCGGGTGAAGGGACCAACGCAGGAACACGGATGACAGCGGCCCGGGAAGCGATCGGCCAGAATGGCGCTCCGCTTTCTTCCATTTTCTCCGTGACCGCTCCCGCACAGGCCCAGGCGCCTTCCTTCTCGACGGACGAGTTCCGCGATGCGCTCGGCATGTTCGCCACCGGCGTCACCATCGTCACTGCGCGCGCGGCCGACGGCACGTTCGTCGGCCTCACGGCCAACTCGTTCAACTCGGTGTCGCTCAGTCCCCCGCTGGTGCTGTGGAGCCTGGCGCGCGGCGCGGGGTCGATGCCGGCGCTCAGTGCCGGATCGCACTACACGGTCAACATCCTGGCCGCGAACCAGAAGGCACTGGCCCAGCGCTTCGCGACCAAACACATCGACCGCTGGAGCGACGTCGGCTTCACCGAAGGGCTCGGCGGTGCGCCGGTGCTGGTCGGCGCCGCCGCCAGCTTCGAGTGCTTCAACCGCAGCCGCTACGACGAAGGCGACCACGTCATCTTCGTGGGCGAAGTGGAGCGCTGCACGCACAACGTGGGCGCCTCGCCCTTGCTGTACCACGGCGGGCGTTTCTACACCGAGCTGCCGCTCTGACGCGTCGCCGCGACGGCCGTCCGGCGCTCGCGAGCGCCGCGATACTCGGAGACCGCCCCTACGATCGACCGATGACCCCGCGCAAGACCCATCTCGACGCCCTCGCCATCACCCTGCTCGTCGCCTGCTGCGCGTTCTGGGGTCTGCAGCAGATCCTGATCAAGGCGACCGCCGCCGAGGTGCCGCCGCTGTGGCAGGCGTCGATCCGCATGACGGGCGCGGTGGCGCTGCTGTGGGCCTGGTGCGTGGCGCGCAAGGTGCCGCTGTTCGCGCGCGACGGCACGCTGCCCGCCGGCTTGCTCGCGGGCCTGCTGTTTGCCGGCGAGTTCGTCTGCATCTACATCGGGCTGCAGCACACGAGCGCCTCGCGGCTCACGGTGTTTCTCTATACGTCGCCGTTCTGGGTCGCGCTGATCCTGCCGCGCTGGGTGCCGTCGGAGCGACTGCGCGGGCTGCAGTGGGCGGGGCTGGCGATCGCGTTCGGCGGCGTCATCGTCGCGTTCAGCGAGAGCTTCGGCCACACCACCTCGTCGCAACTGTACGGCGATGCACTCGGCCTGGCGGCCGGCATGCTGTGGGGCCTGACCACGCTCACGATCCGCTCGAGTCGCCTGGCCACCGCGACACCGGAGAAGACGCTTTTCTACCAAGTCGCCGTGACTGCGGCCGTTTGCCCGTTCATCTCGATGGCGCTCGGCGAATCGTGGGCCTGGCACTACCCGGCCTGGGCCTGGGGCTCGATCGCGGTGCAGACCTTCATCGGCGCCTTCGCGAGCTACCTCGCCTGGATGTGGATGCTGCGCCACTACCCGGCCACGCAGATGTCGTCCTTCACGTTTCTGACGCCGGTCTTCGCCCTGGTGTTCGGCGTGGTGCTGTTGCACGAGCCGCTCACGCTGCAGCTGGTGCTGGCACTGATGGGCGTCGCGCTCGGCATCGTGATGGTGAGCCGGCGCACCCGTTAACGTGCTCCCGATGAACTTCCAAACGATCCTCGAAGACATCGTTGCCACGCTGCAACCCGAGCTCGGCGCGGCCGGCACCGTGGCCAGCTACATCCCCGCGCTGGCCTGCGTGGACCCGCGGCAACTCGGCATCGCACTGCACACCTGCCGCGGCGAGGAAGCGGCAGCAGGCGACAGCGCCACGCCCTTCTCGATCCAGAGCGTCTCGAAGCTCTTCACGCTCACGCTCGCCATGCAGCGCGTGGGCGACGCGCTGTGGGAGCGCATCGGGCGCGAGCCCTCGGGCAACCCGTTCAATTCGCTGGTGCAGCTGGAGAACGAACAGGGCAAGCCGCGCAATCCGTTCATCAATGCCGGTGCGATCGCGGTGGCCGACCGGCTGGTCACGCACGCGGGCAGCGGCGAAGGCGCCAAGGCCGACATCCTCGCGCTGATGACGAGCCTCTCTGGCGAGCCGATCGGCTTCGATGCGGAAGTCGCCGCCTCCGAAGCCGCCACCGGCTACCGCAACATCGCGCTCGCCAATTTCATGAAGAGCTTCGGCAAGATCGACAACGACGTCGCGCCGGTGCTCGACACCTACTTCAACCAGTGCGCGGTGCGCATGAATTGCCGGCAGCTGGCGCGCGCCGCGGGGTTTCTTTGCCGCGACGGTGCGCATCCGTTCGGCGGCCGGTCGGACGTGACCAACGAACGCCAGACGCGCCGCATCAATGCGCTCATGCTGACCTGCGGCACCTACGACGCAGCGGGCGACGTGGCTTTCAACATCGGCCTGCCGTGCAAGAGCGGCGTGGGCGGCGGCATCGTGGCCGTGGTGCCCGACCAGCTCACGCTGGCCGTGTGGTCGCCCGCGCTCGACGCGACCGGCAATTCGCTGCTCGGCATGAAGGCGCTGGAACTGTTCGTGGCGAAGACCAGGCTCTCGGTTTTCTGACCGCCACGGAGCGCGCCTTCACCAGCCGCCCGAGCCCGGCTCGCCCTTGAACGGCCCGATCACTTCGGGCGTGATCCAGCCCGCATAGAAGCGGCCCGGTTGCGGCAGCACGTGCACGTCGTCGACCCGGCAGTCGAGCGGCTGCGGGTAGAAGGCGATGTGGTCGCGCAGCGCGGCGAACTCGTCGAACGGCTCCGGGTACGACCACGCAACGCGGTCGAGTCGCTGGCCGTCGGCGACGACCGACCAATAGCCCGCGTCGCCCTTCCACTCGCAGTGCGAGCTGCCATCGGCGGGTACGAGGTGTTCCATGCGGATGTCACTCACGGGCAGATAGAAGGTTGGCGGACTGGCCGTTTCGAGCACGCGCAGCGCGCGCCGCGTGCGGGCGATTTCCACGTCGCCCAAACGCACCACCACCTCGCGCGGATCGGGCGCCAGGCGCGGCGGCCGGGGATAGTCCCACACCGACTCCTGGCCGGCCCGGAGCGCGATGGCGAAGGGCGGTCGTTCGTCGCCGACCCAGCGCCACATGGCACGGGCGCGGGCGACGCGGGCAGGATCGGTGGGCATCGACAATCTCCGCAACAAAAACAGCAGTGCATCATGCCCTCATGACCGATTCCTTGCCCCTTGCAGACATCCCGGAAGACCCCGACGACCTGACGGTCCAGGAACCCCGCCTCTGGCGCGACGCGCTCTGGACGGCGCGCGTCATCAAGAACGAAGACGACGACGGCTGGGCCGTCTCGATGACGCGCCAGGGCGAGGCCGAGCCCGCCCTCACCGGCCCGTGGACCATGGGCCGCGACAAGAAGAACCCCAAGCCGCTCGATGCGCCCGCGTTCCACACGCTGGTGAAGACGGCCTCCGAAGTGCTGCGCCGCCAC
Proteins encoded:
- a CDS encoding DMT family transporter; translation: MTPRKTHLDALAITLLVACCAFWGLQQILIKATAAEVPPLWQASIRMTGAVALLWAWCVARKVPLFARDGTLPAGLLAGLLFAGEFVCIYIGLQHTSASRLTVFLYTSPFWVALILPRWVPSERLRGLQWAGLAIAFGGVIVAFSESFGHTTSSQLYGDALGLAAGMLWGLTTLTIRSSRLATATPEKTLFYQVAVTAAVCPFISMALGESWAWHYPAWAWGSIAVQTFIGAFASYLAWMWMLRHYPATQMSSFTFLTPVFALVFGVVLLHEPLTLQLVLALMGVALGIVMVSRRTR
- a CDS encoding glutaminase, which codes for MNFQTILEDIVATLQPELGAAGTVASYIPALACVDPRQLGIALHTCRGEEAAAGDSATPFSIQSVSKLFTLTLAMQRVGDALWERIGREPSGNPFNSLVQLENEQGKPRNPFINAGAIAVADRLVTHAGSGEGAKADILALMTSLSGEPIGFDAEVAASEAATGYRNIALANFMKSFGKIDNDVAPVLDTYFNQCAVRMNCRQLARAAGFLCRDGAHPFGGRSDVTNERQTRRINALMLTCGTYDAAGDVAFNIGLPCKSGVGGGIVAVVPDQLTLAVWSPALDATGNSLLGMKALELFVAKTRLSVF
- a CDS encoding DUF427 domain-containing protein, which produces MPTDPARVARARAMWRWVGDERPPFAIALRAGQESVWDYPRPPRLAPDPREVVVRLGDVEIARTRRALRVLETASPPTFYLPVSDIRMEHLVPADGSSHCEWKGDAGYWSVVADGQRLDRVAWSYPEPFDEFAALRDHIAFYPQPLDCRVDDVHVLPQPGRFYAGWITPEVIGPFKGEPGSGGW
- a CDS encoding flavin reductase family protein — protein: MFATGVTIVTARAADGTFVGLTANSFNSVSLSPPLVLWSLARGAGSMPALSAGSHYTVNILAANQKALAQRFATKHIDRWSDVGFTEGLGGAPVLVGAAASFECFNRSRYDEGDHVIFVGEVERCTHNVGASPLLYHGGRFYTELPL